In Sphingobacterium thalpophilum, a genomic segment contains:
- a CDS encoding acyl carrier protein has protein sequence MSDIASRVKAIIVEKLGVDENEVTPEASFTNDLGADSLDTVELIMEFEKEFNVAIPDDQAETIGTVGQAIAYLEKNVN, from the coding sequence ATGTCAGATATCGCTTCAAGAGTAAAAGCAATTATCGTTGAAAAATTAGGTGTTGACGAAAACGAAGTAACACCAGAAGCTTCATTCACTAATGATTTAGGTGCTGATTCACTTGACACTGTTGAGTTGATCATGGAGTTTGAAAAAGAATTCAACGTTGCTATTCCTGATGATCAAGCAGAGACTATTGGTACTGTTGGTCAAGCAATCGCTTATTTAGAAAAAAACGTTAACTAA
- a CDS encoding IS1595 family transposase produces MVGNKEKELSLFDFQSQFSSDADCLAYLSALKWQDGYKCKKCGYGSFCKGIKEHDRQCNRCRYLESPTAGTLFHKVKFPLVKAFYAVYFISTNKKGIASTELGRKLGIKQKVAWLFKRKVMKAMESSGKFPLRGVVEVDETFVGGQDENSKGRKKGKKKLVVVAIEKKGNGVSRFYAKVIDKADAINLGSFMKQNIEPQAKVTTDKWTGYKPILKDFENMERVKSGKKGENFPELHRVIMTFKSWLRGMYHHVGDLQEYINEYTYRFNRSFMKGNIFDNLVYRMICHKPEQYNMIIA; encoded by the coding sequence ATGGTAGGCAATAAAGAAAAAGAGTTGAGTTTGTTCGATTTTCAGTCGCAATTTAGCAGTGATGCTGATTGTTTAGCTTATTTATCGGCTTTGAAATGGCAAGATGGTTACAAATGTAAGAAATGTGGTTACGGGAGTTTTTGCAAGGGAATAAAAGAGCATGACCGTCAGTGCAATCGCTGCCGTTATTTGGAATCTCCTACAGCAGGCACCCTATTCCATAAGGTTAAGTTTCCTTTAGTTAAAGCCTTTTACGCAGTATACTTCATAAGTACAAACAAAAAGGGTATTGCCAGTACCGAGCTTGGCAGGAAGTTAGGGATCAAGCAAAAAGTAGCATGGTTATTCAAACGCAAAGTGATGAAAGCGATGGAGAGCAGCGGTAAATTTCCTTTGCGTGGAGTTGTGGAAGTTGACGAAACATTTGTTGGCGGTCAGGATGAAAATTCCAAAGGACGTAAAAAAGGAAAGAAGAAGCTTGTGGTGGTTGCTATAGAAAAGAAAGGCAACGGAGTTTCGCGCTTTTACGCCAAGGTGATAGACAAAGCCGATGCGATCAACTTAGGTAGCTTCATGAAGCAAAACATAGAGCCACAGGCTAAGGTGACCACCGACAAATGGACAGGTTATAAGCCGATATTGAAAGATTTCGAAAATATGGAGCGTGTCAAATCTGGTAAGAAAGGTGAGAACTTCCCAGAACTACACAGGGTTATCATGACCTTTAAAAGCTGGTTGAGAGGAATGTACCATCACGTTGGAGATCTACAGGAATATATTAATGAATATACCTATCGATTCAACAGAAGTTTTATGAAAGGGAATATTTTTGACAACCTAGTATATCGGATGATCTGCCATAAACCAGAACAATATAATATGATTATTGCTTAA
- a CDS encoding 2-oxo acid dehydrogenase subunit E2 gives MAEVVRMPKMSDTMTEGVIAKWHKKVGDKVNSGDLVAEIETDKATMDFESYQEGTLLYIGPKEGEAVAIDAVIAVLGEPGEDFQALLSGDAPAAEKAPEKTEEKKAEEVSGPESSASTVTPEELGCTVITMPLLSDTMKEGVIAQWNFKVGDTIKSDDAIADVETDKATMEVTAYADGTLLYVGLEAGQAAKVNDIIAIVGPAGTDITPLLNQKSAPAKAETAEAPKADSAAAVTAAPVASSSSDDSRVKASPLARKIAQEKGINLSDIKGSADGGRIVKKDVESFVPVSAQPAETKAAAAPATEAKAITLPTFVGEERYTEKPVNQMRKTIARRLAESLFTAPHFYLTVSIDMDNAMAARAQINEVAPVKVSFNDIVVKAVAVALKKHPAVNSSWQGDKIRFNEHTNIGVAMAVEDGLLVPVVRFADGKSLSHISAEVKDFAQKAKAKKLQPADWEGSTFTVSNLGMFGIDEFTSIINSPDGAILSVGAIQAVPVVKNGAVVPGNVMKVTLGCDHRVVDGATGAAFLQTLKSLVENPVRLLA, from the coding sequence ATGGCTGAAGTAGTAAGAATGCCGAAAATGAGCGATACAATGACCGAAGGGGTCATCGCGAAATGGCACAAAAAAGTTGGTGATAAAGTAAATTCTGGTGATTTAGTAGCTGAGATTGAAACAGATAAAGCTACGATGGACTTTGAGTCTTACCAAGAAGGAACTCTTTTATATATTGGTCCCAAAGAAGGCGAAGCAGTAGCTATTGATGCTGTTATTGCTGTTTTAGGAGAACCGGGTGAAGATTTTCAAGCATTGTTGAGTGGTGATGCACCTGCTGCTGAAAAAGCACCAGAAAAAACCGAAGAAAAAAAGGCAGAAGAAGTTTCTGGTCCAGAATCTTCGGCTAGTACTGTAACTCCTGAAGAATTGGGATGTACTGTTATTACAATGCCTTTGTTAAGTGATACCATGAAAGAGGGGGTCATTGCGCAATGGAACTTCAAAGTTGGTGATACGATAAAATCTGACGATGCTATTGCTGATGTAGAAACTGATAAAGCGACTATGGAGGTTACAGCTTATGCTGATGGCACCTTGTTATATGTTGGTCTCGAAGCTGGACAAGCTGCAAAGGTAAACGACATCATCGCGATTGTTGGTCCTGCTGGAACTGATATCACACCTTTGTTAAATCAAAAATCTGCACCTGCAAAGGCGGAAACTGCTGAAGCTCCTAAAGCTGATTCAGCTGCTGCTGTAACTGCTGCACCGGTAGCATCGTCTTCAAGTGATGATTCTCGTGTGAAAGCTTCTCCTTTAGCACGTAAAATTGCACAAGAAAAAGGTATCAATTTAAGTGATATCAAAGGTTCTGCAGATGGTGGCCGTATTGTGAAGAAAGATGTTGAATCGTTTGTTCCTGTTTCTGCACAACCTGCGGAGACAAAAGCTGCAGCTGCTCCTGCAACAGAAGCAAAAGCAATCACTTTGCCTACATTTGTTGGTGAAGAGCGCTATACTGAAAAACCAGTTAACCAAATGCGTAAAACTATTGCGCGTCGTCTAGCAGAGTCATTGTTTACAGCTCCACACTTCTATTTGACTGTATCAATTGACATGGACAATGCAATGGCTGCTCGTGCGCAGATCAATGAGGTTGCTCCAGTAAAAGTTTCTTTCAATGATATCGTTGTAAAAGCTGTTGCTGTTGCTTTGAAAAAACATCCTGCTGTAAACTCTTCATGGCAAGGCGATAAAATCCGTTTCAATGAGCATACCAACATTGGTGTTGCAATGGCTGTTGAAGATGGTTTATTAGTTCCTGTTGTGCGTTTTGCAGATGGTAAATCATTGTCACATATCTCTGCAGAGGTGAAAGACTTCGCCCAAAAGGCGAAAGCTAAAAAATTACAGCCTGCGGATTGGGAAGGATCTACATTTACAGTTTCCAACTTAGGTATGTTTGGAATTGATGAATTTACATCCATTATCAACTCGCCAGATGGAGCTATTCTTTCTGTTGGTGCTATTCAAGCAGTTCCTGTAGTTAAAAACGGAGCTGTAGTTCCTGGTAATGTAATGAAAGTGACTTTGGGTTGTGATCACCGTGTGGTTGATGGTGCAACTGGAGCTGCATTTTTGCAAACATTGAAATCTTTGGTTGAAAATCCAGTAAGATTATTAGCATAA
- the fabF gene encoding beta-ketoacyl-ACP synthase II — protein MELKRVVVTGLGALTPIGNTVSAYWEALINGVSGAAPITHFDASKFKTQFACEVKGFDPHEFMDRKEARKVDPFVQYAIASTDEAIKDAGLDFEKLDTNRIGVIWGSGIGGLTTFTEEVANFAKGDGTPRFNPFFIPKMLVDIAPGHISMRHGLRGPNFSAVSACASATNAMIDAFNYIRMGKADVIVTGGSEATVNEAGIGGFNAMHALSTRNDDPKTASRPFDKDRDGFVSGEGSGALILESLEHALARGAKIYAEIAGGGMSADAHHITASHPEGLGAKLAMTMAVNDAEMDFSDIDYINVHGTSTPVGDISETKAIVDLFGEHAYKLNISSTKSMTGHLLGAAGAIETIASILAVQNDIVPPTINHFTDDPEIDNNLNFTFNKAQKRTVNAALSNTFGFGGHNATVIVKKYKA, from the coding sequence ATGGAGCTTAAAAGAGTAGTAGTAACAGGATTAGGCGCCCTTACACCAATTGGAAATACCGTCTCAGCTTACTGGGAGGCGTTAATAAATGGTGTAAGCGGAGCTGCTCCTATTACGCATTTTGATGCGTCAAAATTCAAGACTCAGTTTGCATGTGAGGTAAAGGGGTTTGATCCGCATGAATTTATGGATCGTAAGGAAGCTCGTAAAGTCGATCCTTTTGTCCAGTATGCAATTGCGTCAACAGATGAGGCAATTAAAGATGCTGGCTTAGATTTTGAAAAATTAGATACAAATCGTATCGGAGTAATTTGGGGCTCAGGAATAGGGGGGTTAACAACTTTCACTGAAGAAGTTGCAAACTTTGCAAAGGGAGATGGAACACCTCGTTTCAATCCTTTCTTCATTCCTAAGATGCTCGTTGATATTGCTCCAGGACATATTTCAATGCGTCATGGTCTTCGTGGGCCTAACTTTTCTGCCGTATCGGCTTGTGCCTCGGCTACCAATGCAATGATAGATGCTTTTAACTATATCCGTATGGGCAAAGCTGATGTGATTGTTACGGGTGGATCAGAAGCTACAGTCAATGAGGCCGGAATTGGTGGGTTCAATGCTATGCATGCTTTGTCAACTAGAAATGACGACCCTAAAACAGCCTCACGTCCTTTTGATAAAGATAGAGATGGTTTTGTTTCGGGAGAGGGTTCAGGTGCCTTGATCTTAGAAAGTTTGGAGCATGCCTTAGCACGTGGAGCAAAAATCTATGCAGAGATTGCAGGGGGTGGAATGAGTGCTGATGCACATCATATCACAGCATCGCATCCTGAAGGATTGGGCGCAAAATTGGCTATGACAATGGCTGTAAATGATGCAGAGATGGATTTTTCAGATATTGATTATATCAATGTTCATGGGACTTCTACACCGGTGGGTGATATTAGTGAAACTAAGGCTATTGTTGACCTGTTTGGTGAACATGCCTATAAACTGAATATCAGTTCAACTAAATCAATGACAGGTCACCTTTTGGGTGCTGCAGGAGCTATAGAAACTATCGCTTCTATATTGGCTGTTCAAAATGATATTGTCCCTCCGACAATCAATCACTTTACAGACGATCCGGAAATTGATAACAACTTGAATTTTACATTCAACAAGGCGCAAAAACGTACAGTTAATGCGGCGTTGAGCAACACTTTCGGTTTCGGTGGGCATAATGCTACCGTTATTGTGAAAAAATATAAAGCTTAA
- the pyk gene encoding pyruvate kinase has protein sequence MEKVQKRTKIVATLGPASADKQVLTNMIAKGVDVCRLNFSHGSQEDHLKVIETINAINNETGFNVAILADLQGPKIRIGKMKEGGAVLVNGSKVEITTHELIGDENRIYITYENFPNDVEANEIILLDDGKLQLRVLETNHKDTVTCEVVHGGVLTSRKGVNLPNTKVSIPSLTEEDLDNLNFALDHGADWIAMSFVRSAEDIFQCKKIIEAKGSHARVIAKVEKPEAIENIDAIIEATDAVMVARGDLGVELPMEEVPGLQKIIVQKCRDLSKPVIIATQMLESMITTPRPTRAEVNDVANSVLDGADAVMLSGETSVGEFPEIVIETMSKIIIHVEQTSYPYYNEKVSEIHDGTLIPDAICASSVYLAQKTNASAIAVLTSSGATAFEITSYRPNVDILVFTGTQKLLKQLSLLWGVKTFIYDKFESTDGSIHDVNKFIIKNNYVKPGSIIINTASTPLIEKGKTNTIRVSQL, from the coding sequence ATGGAAAAAGTTCAAAAAAGGACTAAAATTGTCGCAACATTAGGCCCTGCCTCGGCAGACAAACAAGTTTTGACCAACATGATTGCCAAAGGGGTTGATGTGTGCCGGTTGAATTTCTCTCATGGCAGCCAGGAAGATCACCTTAAGGTAATCGAAACTATAAATGCAATAAATAATGAAACAGGATTCAATGTTGCCATCTTAGCCGATTTACAAGGTCCAAAAATTAGGATCGGAAAAATGAAAGAAGGTGGCGCTGTTCTCGTGAATGGTTCAAAAGTTGAAATCACAACACACGAACTTATCGGAGACGAAAACAGAATCTACATTACATACGAAAACTTTCCAAACGATGTTGAAGCCAACGAAATCATTTTACTTGATGACGGAAAACTTCAACTTCGTGTTTTAGAGACCAATCATAAAGACACTGTTACCTGTGAAGTTGTACACGGAGGTGTCCTTACTTCACGTAAAGGCGTTAACTTACCAAACACCAAAGTATCGATCCCTTCGTTGACCGAAGAAGATTTAGACAACTTGAATTTTGCCTTGGATCATGGTGCAGACTGGATCGCTATGTCTTTCGTCCGTTCGGCAGAAGATATTTTTCAATGTAAAAAAATCATTGAAGCAAAAGGAAGCCATGCACGTGTAATCGCAAAAGTTGAAAAACCAGAAGCGATTGAAAATATTGATGCAATTATCGAAGCTACAGATGCTGTTATGGTTGCTCGTGGAGATTTGGGTGTTGAGCTTCCAATGGAAGAGGTACCAGGACTTCAAAAGATCATCGTACAGAAATGTAGAGATCTTTCAAAACCAGTGATCATTGCGACACAGATGTTGGAAAGTATGATCACTACACCACGTCCTACACGTGCTGAAGTAAATGACGTAGCCAACTCCGTATTGGATGGAGCGGATGCTGTGATGTTAAGTGGCGAGACTTCAGTCGGTGAATTCCCTGAAATCGTTATCGAAACAATGAGCAAAATCATTATCCACGTGGAACAAACTTCTTATCCTTATTATAATGAGAAAGTTAGTGAAATCCACGACGGAACACTTATTCCGGATGCGATTTGCGCTTCTTCGGTTTACCTTGCTCAAAAAACAAATGCATCTGCAATTGCGGTATTGACATCATCTGGTGCAACAGCGTTTGAAATTACAAGTTATAGACCAAATGTAGATATCTTAGTTTTCACAGGAACACAAAAATTGCTGAAACAACTCAGCCTACTTTGGGGAGTAAAAACATTTATCTACGACAAGTTCGAAAGCACGGATGGATCTATCCATGATGTTAACAAATTTATTATAAAAAATAACTACGTTAAACCTGGATCTATCATTATCAATACAGCTTCAACACCGTTAATCGAAAAAGGCAAAACAAATACAATCCGTGTTTCCCAGCTATAA
- the hisS gene encoding histidine--tRNA ligase produces the protein MAVVKPSLAKGTRDFSPSEMIKRNYIFDTLKTVFRKYGYNEIQTPSFENLTTLTGKYGDEGDKLIFKILNSGDYLAKAPDNLLHDKNSNKLIPHISEKALRYDLTVPFARYVVMHQNDIALPFKRFQVQPVWRADRPQRGRYREFYQCDVDVVGSESLLNEAEFVLIYQEAFERFGLKDFNIKINNRKILSGIAEIIGKPELIVDMTVAIDKLDKIGLDGVNKELLERGFTAADLNLLKPIILLEGTNAEKLSSLKSILAESSIGLSGITEIEEVFDYIAKLTGDTALLTRIVDLDITLARGLNYYTGCIFEVKTNEVAMGSIGGGGRYDDLTGMFGLKGLTGVGVSFGADRIYDVLEELNLFPVGKADSTKLLIVNFAKELESYTLGLLHKLRKENIASELYAAPVKLKKQMGYADSKGIPYVLLVGDEEAASGQLSLKNMESGEQVKVTETELIQKLK, from the coding sequence ATGGCAGTAGTAAAACCTTCTTTGGCAAAAGGAACGCGTGATTTTTCACCTTCCGAAATGATCAAACGTAACTATATTTTCGATACACTGAAAACGGTATTCAGAAAATATGGCTATAATGAAATACAGACCCCTTCATTTGAAAATTTGACAACCCTTACCGGTAAATACGGTGACGAGGGTGATAAATTGATCTTTAAGATTCTTAATTCGGGTGATTACTTGGCGAAAGCGCCAGATAACCTGCTTCACGATAAAAATTCCAATAAGCTCATTCCTCATATATCAGAGAAAGCATTACGATATGACCTTACTGTGCCTTTTGCACGTTACGTTGTGATGCACCAAAATGATATTGCTTTACCATTTAAGCGTTTTCAAGTGCAACCCGTATGGCGTGCAGATCGTCCACAGCGGGGAAGATATCGTGAGTTTTATCAATGTGATGTCGATGTTGTGGGCTCGGAAAGCTTACTGAACGAAGCCGAATTTGTCTTGATCTATCAGGAGGCATTTGAACGTTTTGGATTGAAGGATTTCAACATAAAAATCAATAACCGGAAAATTCTCTCCGGAATTGCGGAGATTATCGGCAAGCCTGAGCTTATTGTCGATATGACTGTCGCCATAGATAAACTTGATAAAATTGGTTTGGATGGTGTCAATAAAGAGCTTTTGGAAAGAGGATTTACTGCGGCCGATCTTAATCTATTGAAGCCCATTATTCTATTAGAAGGTACGAATGCAGAGAAACTATCTTCGCTTAAATCTATTCTCGCAGAATCGTCCATTGGTCTGAGTGGTATTACGGAAATTGAAGAGGTCTTCGATTATATAGCCAAATTGACTGGGGATACTGCGCTATTGACACGTATTGTTGATTTGGATATCACATTGGCCCGGGGGCTGAATTATTATACGGGCTGTATTTTTGAAGTCAAAACCAATGAAGTAGCGATGGGAAGTATTGGTGGTGGAGGTCGTTATGACGATCTTACAGGGATGTTTGGTTTGAAAGGACTGACTGGCGTTGGTGTTTCCTTTGGTGCTGACCGTATTTATGATGTCTTGGAAGAATTGAACTTATTTCCGGTAGGCAAAGCTGATTCTACTAAACTTTTAATTGTAAATTTCGCAAAGGAACTTGAAAGTTATACCCTGGGATTGCTCCATAAGCTTCGCAAGGAAAATATAGCTTCGGAACTGTATGCTGCTCCCGTTAAACTGAAAAAGCAAATGGGATATGCGGATAGTAAAGGGATTCCTTATGTCCTGTTGGTGGGTGATGAAGAAGCAGCTTCCGGTCAGTTGTCGTTAAAGAACATGGAAAGCGGGGAGCAGGTGAAGGTGACTGAAACTGAGCTTATCCAAAAACTTAAGTAG
- the pdhA gene encoding pyruvate dehydrogenase (acetyl-transferring) E1 component subunit alpha, with protein MSSTPITKETYLEWYKSMLLMRKFEEKTGQLYGQQKIRGFCHLYIGQEAVVAGTMSVIKPEDSLITAYRDHAHALAKGVSANACMAEMFGKITGCSKGKGGSMHFFSKEHKFMGGHGIVGGQIPLGAGIAFAEKYLGTDNVNICYMGDGAVRQGAFNETLNMAMLWKLPVIFVCENNGYAMGTSVQRTTNMQDIYKMGLGFDMPSAPVDGMDVVAVHNAMDEAVQRARAGEGPTFLEIRTYRYKGHSMSDPAKYRTKEELEAYKDRDPLLSTKHAILENNYADDAWFAEVEADVKKVVEESVKFAEESPYPTADELYKDVYVQQDYPFILD; from the coding sequence ATGAGTTCAACACCTATAACAAAAGAGACATATTTGGAGTGGTATAAGTCGATGTTACTTATGCGTAAGTTTGAAGAAAAAACAGGCCAACTTTATGGACAACAAAAGATTCGTGGTTTTTGTCACTTGTACATAGGACAAGAGGCGGTAGTTGCGGGTACGATGTCAGTAATAAAACCTGAGGATTCTTTAATCACAGCCTACCGTGATCATGCTCATGCTTTGGCAAAAGGCGTTTCCGCTAATGCTTGTATGGCTGAGATGTTTGGCAAAATTACAGGTTGTTCTAAAGGTAAAGGCGGATCTATGCACTTCTTCTCGAAAGAGCATAAATTCATGGGTGGCCATGGTATTGTTGGTGGTCAGATTCCTTTGGGCGCTGGTATTGCATTTGCTGAAAAATATTTAGGTACAGATAATGTGAATATCTGTTATATGGGCGATGGAGCTGTACGTCAAGGTGCTTTCAACGAGACCCTTAACATGGCTATGTTATGGAAACTTCCCGTTATTTTCGTTTGCGAAAACAATGGTTACGCTATGGGTACTTCTGTACAACGTACGACGAACATGCAAGATATTTACAAAATGGGCTTAGGTTTCGATATGCCTTCTGCTCCGGTTGATGGAATGGATGTTGTTGCTGTACACAATGCGATGGACGAAGCTGTTCAACGTGCTCGTGCAGGTGAAGGTCCGACATTCCTAGAAATTCGTACGTACCGTTACAAAGGACACTCCATGTCTGATCCAGCTAAATATCGTACGAAAGAAGAACTAGAAGCGTATAAAGACCGTGACCCATTGTTGTCGACTAAACATGCTATTTTAGAAAACAACTATGCAGATGACGCTTGGTTTGCAGAAGTTGAGGCTGATGTGAAAAAGGTCGTTGAGGAGTCGGTGAAATTTGCAGAGGAATCTCCTTATCCAACTGCAGATGAATTGTACAAAGATGTATATGTACAACAAGACTATCCATTTATTTTAGATTAA
- a CDS encoding serine hydrolase, whose product MKLFFLKGMVALLFVSTVACSSKEKKQKEAAIAQAKVDSTRLVYNPNNADQKIDAFMKNLHSKAAFNGNVLVAKDGKILYQNTFGWANYLKRDSLKIDDKFELASVSKPLTAVGILKLVEAGKLRLDQTINDFYPDFPYPGITIKMLLTHRSGLPNYVYFSEEHWPDRKKGMTNQDVMKMLTEFKPNRYGAPGGRFFYNNSNFMVLGAIIEKISKQDYATYMKDSVFNVAGMTNTAALSKAVYDKIPTNVIGHDKVWRRSVVQNFQDGPLGDKGIYSTVRDLYRFDLALRDGRLLKQSTLDSAYRGYPDAKKGIFSYGYGWRTFEHGNDHIVYHTGWWHGFRHIYVRDLKRNIVIVLLSNMTNGSLVKLDELYKIMGMPVLRKNAYSNHGDFIIDE is encoded by the coding sequence GTGAAATTATTTTTTTTAAAGGGAATGGTCGCTCTTTTGTTTGTATCTACAGTGGCTTGTAGTTCAAAAGAGAAAAAACAGAAGGAAGCAGCGATAGCGCAGGCAAAAGTGGATAGCACAAGGCTCGTCTATAATCCAAATAATGCAGATCAGAAGATCGATGCTTTTATGAAGAATCTTCATTCAAAAGCTGCATTCAATGGGAATGTTCTTGTTGCGAAAGATGGTAAAATCTTATATCAGAATACATTCGGCTGGGCCAATTACTTAAAACGGGATAGTCTAAAAATTGATGACAAATTTGAACTCGCTTCCGTTTCTAAACCGCTTACAGCTGTCGGAATTTTAAAGTTAGTAGAGGCAGGAAAGTTACGTCTCGATCAAACGATCAATGACTTCTATCCGGATTTTCCTTATCCTGGTATTACCATAAAAATGTTATTGACACACCGTTCGGGATTACCTAATTATGTTTATTTTTCCGAGGAACATTGGCCTGATCGTAAGAAAGGAATGACGAATCAGGATGTGATGAAAATGCTGACTGAATTTAAACCCAATCGCTATGGTGCGCCAGGAGGGCGTTTCTTTTACAATAACTCCAACTTTATGGTCTTAGGGGCCATTATTGAAAAGATATCAAAGCAAGATTACGCTACGTATATGAAAGACAGCGTATTTAATGTTGCAGGAATGACAAATACAGCTGCACTTTCTAAGGCAGTGTATGATAAAATTCCGACTAACGTTATTGGACATGACAAGGTATGGCGAAGATCGGTCGTGCAAAATTTTCAGGATGGACCGCTTGGTGACAAAGGAATTTATAGTACGGTGCGTGACCTTTATCGTTTTGATCTTGCTTTGAGAGATGGACGATTGTTAAAGCAGTCAACATTGGATTCGGCATACCGAGGATATCCGGATGCCAAAAAGGGAATTTTTAGCTATGGTTATGGTTGGCGTACGTTTGAGCATGGTAATGATCATATCGTATACCATACAGGTTGGTGGCACGGTTTTAGACATATTTATGTAAGAGATTTAAAGAGAAACATAGTTATTGTTTTACTTTCTAATATGACAAATGGAAGCTTGGTCAAATTGGACGAGCTTTATAAAATCATGGGAATGCCAGTATTGCGTAAAAATGCGTATAGCAACCATGGTGATTTTATCATCGATGAGTAA
- a CDS encoding IPExxxVDY family protein: protein MVNKLVARLDMDMDEELDFTLLAITCSLKDYRLCHFINKETNLNFSRGKESKYDHDGRQKNKPEEELEYHIIFDTKKKISYHFTAFHYLIPDADTEYFLINNKSIEGTYLIPENPHFDFFIIIKNYICEDDVEHIIKRISKLPEVVIAKEISPKILKSKENLIF from the coding sequence GTGGTCAATAAGTTAGTAGCAAGATTAGATATGGATATGGACGAAGAGTTGGATTTTACCCTACTCGCCATTACCTGTTCTCTGAAAGATTACCGACTCTGCCATTTCATCAACAAGGAGACTAATCTGAATTTTTCCAGAGGAAAAGAAAGTAAATACGACCATGATGGCCGACAAAAAAACAAACCCGAAGAAGAACTTGAATATCATATTATCTTTGACACAAAGAAAAAAATAAGCTACCACTTCACTGCTTTTCATTACCTTATCCCCGATGCCGATACGGAATATTTTCTTATCAACAATAAGAGCATCGAAGGAACTTATTTAATTCCCGAAAACCCCCACTTTGATTTTTTTATCATTATCAAAAACTACATCTGTGAGGATGACGTGGAACATATTATCAAAAGGATCAGCAAATTACCCGAAGTCGTCATTGCAAAAGAAATATCACCAAAAATATTGAAATCTAAAGAAAATCTCATATTTTAG
- the rnc gene encoding ribonuclease III, producing MPFARIYKLYFSPDREYVRKLKNLLGFVPGNVHLYKMAFRHKSVAVTIKEGAKNSNERLEFLGDAVLGSVVAELLFKKYPYKDEGFLTEMRSKIVSRANLNQLSRKLGFNELIQFDARMISFPNKQGSLLGDAFEALIGAVYLDRGYVFTKSFLLNRIIKPHVDIHLLEQTETNFKSRLIEWCQHTGKEIIFQQTDNPEGESSKMFSIEAVVDGVVCGLGRDFNKKSAEKSAAEKACEFLKILEVE from the coding sequence ATGCCTTTTGCAAGGATATATAAATTATATTTTTCGCCAGATCGGGAATACGTTAGAAAACTAAAAAACCTGCTTGGATTTGTCCCCGGAAATGTACATCTGTACAAGATGGCTTTTAGACACAAGTCTGTTGCCGTTACAATTAAAGAGGGCGCAAAGAATAGCAACGAACGTTTAGAATTCTTGGGTGATGCTGTTTTGGGTTCGGTTGTGGCTGAACTGTTATTTAAGAAGTATCCTTATAAAGATGAAGGGTTCCTAACTGAAATGCGTTCAAAAATTGTCAGTAGAGCAAACCTAAATCAACTTTCCAGAAAGTTGGGTTTTAATGAGCTTATCCAGTTTGATGCGCGAATGATCAGTTTTCCGAATAAACAGGGATCCTTATTGGGAGATGCTTTTGAGGCATTGATTGGGGCAGTTTATCTAGATAGGGGCTATGTTTTTACCAAGAGCTTTTTGTTGAATCGAATTATTAAACCGCACGTCGATATTCATCTATTGGAACAGACGGAAACAAACTTCAAAAGCCGGTTGATAGAATGGTGTCAGCATACAGGTAAAGAAATCATATTTCAGCAAACAGACAACCCGGAAGGGGAGTCCTCAAAAATGTTTAGCATTGAAGCGGTCGTTGACGGCGTTGTTTGTGGACTTGGCCGTGATTTTAATAAGAAATCTGCAGAGAAATCTGCAGCCGAAAAAGCCTGTGAATTCCTTAAAATTCTGGAAGTAGAATAA